A window of Lysobacter sp. TY2-98 genomic DNA:
CCCGGTGCGAACGGCACGGTGACGTCGTGTCCCCCCTTGCGTGCCGCGGCTTCCACCGCTGCGCTGCCACCGAGCACGATGAGGTCCGCCAGCGACACCTTCTTGCCACCCGACGCTGCGCCGTTGAAATCGCGCTGGATCGATTCCAGCGTCGACAGCACCTTCGCGAGTTCGGCCGGTTCGTTCGCGGGCCAGTCCTTCTGCGGTGCGAGGCGAATGCGTGCGCCGTTGGCGCCGCCGCGCAGGTCGCTGCCACGGAACGTCGATGCGGATCCCCAGGCGGTTTTCACCAGCTGCGGGATCGACAGCCCGGAATCGAGCAGGCGCTCCTTCAGCGACGCGATGTCGTTCGCATCGATCAGCGGATGGTCGACGGCGGGAATCGGGTCCTGCCAGATCAGGTCTTCCTTCGGCACCAGCTTGCCGAGATAACGCACCTTCGGGCCCATGTCGCGATGCGTGAGCTTGAACCACGCGCGCGCGAACGCGTCGGCGAACTTCGCGGGATTGGCCATGTAGTCGCGCGAGATCTTTTCGTAGATCGGATCGAAGCGCATCGCGAGGTCGGCGGTCGTCATCATCGGCTGATGGAACTTGCCGGGGATGTGCGCGTCGGGCACGTTGCGATTGGCATCGCCCTTGGGCTTCCACTGGTGCGCGCCAGCCGGGCTCTTGGTGAGTTCCCACTCGTTGCCGAACAGCGTCTCGAAATATTCCATGTCCCATCGCGTCGGCGTCGCGGTCCACGCGCCTTCGAGGCCGCTGGTGATCGTGTGTGCGCCGATGCCGGATTCGAACGAGCTGCGCCAGCCCAGACCGAGTTCTTCGACATTCGCACCTTCCGGCTCCTTGCCGACATGCGATGCGGGCCCCGCGCCGTGGCACTTGCCGAACGTGTGACCGCCCGCCACGAGCGCGACAGTCTCTTCGTCGTTCATCGCCATGCGACCGAAGGTGTCGCGGATGTCACGGCCGGAGCCGACCGGATCGGGAACGCCATTCGGGCCTTCGGGGTTCACGTAGATCAGGCCCATCTGCACGGCCGCCAGCGGATGCGCGAGTTCGCGTTCGCCGCTGTAGCGCTCGTCGCCGAGCCAGGTGGATTCCGGGCCCCAGTCGATCGGCAGCGGCTCCCACACGTCCTCGCGTCCACCGCCGAAGCCGAAGATGGGCCCGCCCATGGATTCGATCGCGACGTTGCCGGCGAGGATCATGAGATCGGCCCACGACAGGCGCTTGCCGTACTTCTGCTTGATCGGCCACAGCAGGCGGCGCGCCTTGTCGAGGTTGCCGTTGTCGGGCCACGAATTGAGCGGCGCAAAGCGTTGTTCGCCCGAACGCGCGCCGCCGCGGCCGTCGAAGATGCGATACGTGCCGGCGGCGTGCCAGGCCATGCGGATGAAGAACGGACCGTAGTGACCGTAATCGGCGGGCCACCAGGGTTGCGAGTCGGTCATCAGGTCGCGCAGATCCTTCACGACGGCATCGAGATCGAGCTTGCGGAACTCCGCCTTGTAGTCGAAGCCCTCGACCATCGGGTCGGAGAGATTGGCGTGCTGGTGCAGCACATCCAGGTTCAACTGGTCGGGCCACCACGCGGCGTTGTTGCGCGTCGGCTTGCGGTGATGCGCGACCGGGCACTTCGCTTCGACGTTCATTGCGGCTCATCTCCTGTGGCGTTGCACGAAGGCATGCCGGGGGGCCGGCACGTGGGGAGTTCGGCGATGCGCGATGTCGCGGCGTCATCGGCTTCGACGCGCCGTGGCGCGCCGCAGGATGCGCCGCGCGAAAGAAGCGCCGCGTCATCGATCTGCTAAACCTAGGCCGCTTGCGCCCATTTCGAAAATCGAATGTTCCGATCGCTCCCATAGCGGCGAGCTATGCGCGTGAAGCGGGTCATGGCGCGTCGGCAACCCCGTCTTGTGCGAGACCTCGCTACAGATCGGCCGCAAGCGGTGGTTCCGAGCGGCGGTGATCTCCAGCAGCCCGCCGCCGCTTCGTTGCGCAGTGCAGCACGGCGCTATGCGGTCCGCGCGAACCGTGCACGAGCGTCGCCACCGGCGACCGGCGCGTCCGCTTGCCGGGCGCTCAAGGCTCGCTGGCGTCACACGAAGCTCAAGCGAACGTTCTCGCGTGGCCTGCCGGTGACGTCGTTCGACACATGCACGACGTCGACCCGTCACACGCATACGGCAGCCGGTATCGGCATGATGCGGCGAGACGCGAGGGCGGGGAGGCCGTCGCGACGAACGAAAGGACGGGCATGACGTCACTGGGACTCGGTCGTTCGAGGATGGTGTGGTTCGCGGTCGCGCTGGTCGTGGCGGCGGTCGCCGTGCCGGTCGTGCTGTCCTTGTTGCTGGCGCGGGAACAGGCGCGCGTGGACCAGGCGCGGCGCGCGTCGATCTACGCCAGCGACGTGCTGCGCCGGAGTGACGACGCGGGCGACCAGATCGGCGCGGCGTTCCGTCGACTCGCGGCCACCCCGGATGTCGCGTCCTGCGGCCCGGCCGTGCACGCCGTGCTGCAGGGTATCGACGTCGGCTCGAGTTATATCCAGCTGATCGGCCTGGTGCGCGGCGACGCGATCTATTGCTCGTCGTACGGGCTGCACGATCCGCCGATCGCGCTGGGGCCGGTCGACTACGTGTCCGCCACGCGCGCGCGCGTCCGCCAGAACGTACAACTCGATTTCGCGGCCCCGCAGCGCTTCATCGTGATCGACAACGGACGGTTCGCGGCGGTGGTGCACAAGTCGCTGCCGGTCGACTCGACGGTGGTCGAGCCGGGCGTGTCGCTTGCCGTGGCGTCGGTGTCGACGGGCCGCGTGCTGGCGACCCGCGGGCGGTTCGACCGTGCGTGGATGCACGACGCGGCCGCTCTGGCCCCCGGCGCGCATCGCACGTTCAACGTGCGCGGACGCACCATCGCGCAGTACCGTTCGAGGAACTACGACGTGATGGCGATCGCGTCACTGGATGCGGGCAACTACAACGGCGCGCTCATCCGCATGGCGCGCGTGCTGGTGCCGATCGGCCTCGCGCTCGGCCTGGTGCTGGCGTACACGACGCACCACCTCGCGCGCCAGCAGATGTCGGCGGCCGCGGCGATCCGCTCCGGTCTTGTGCGCAACGAGTTCCACGTCGTCTACCAGCCGATCGTGCGTCTATCGGATCGGCGCTGGGTCGGCGCCGAAGTGCTGCTGCGCTGGCGACGCCCGGACGGCAGCCTGGTGCGGCCGGATCTGTTCATTCCGGTGGCGGAGGAGGCCGGACTGATTTCGGCGATCACCGAGCGCGTGATCGAACTCGTCGAGCCGACGCTCGCGCAGCTGGCGGCGCGCGAGGACGGCTTCTTCCTGTCGATCAACTTCTCGCCCCAGGACATGCATCGCGAAGGCACGCTGGATCTGCTGCGCGAGTTGCTGCGGCGCACCGGCGTCCAACCGAAGCAGGTGCACGTGGAGGTCACCGAGCGCGCCTTCGCGAACACGCTCAGCGCGCGCGACATGGTGCGGCGCATGCGCGACCTCGGGCTGCTGGTCGCCATCGATGATTTCGGTACCGGCTATTCCAGCCTGGCCGAACTCACCACGTTCGAACTCGACGCCCTGAAGATCGACAAGGCCTTCGTCGACACGGTGGGCAGTGACGCGGTGACCAGCCACGTCGCGTTCCACATCGTCGAGATGGCGCGCGGGTTGTCGCTTGGCATGGTCGCCGAAGGCGTCGAACAGGAAGGACAGGCCGCGATTCTCCTGAGCTGGCGCGTGCCGTTCGGTCAGGGCTGGCTCTTCTCGCGGCCGCTGCCCGCCGACGAACTGCTGGCGCGACTACCGGGCGTGGTCGACGTCGATACGTCGGCCATGGCGTCCTGACGCGCGATCAGTGCAGCGCGTTGCCGGGCGCGCCGAAGGCGAAACCCTGCGCGAATCGCACGCCCGCCTCACGCAGTGCCTGCGCCTCCATCGCGGTTTCCACGCCTTCCGCCACCACGGCCACGCCGGTGCGCATCGCGAACGCCATCATGCCGGCGACCAGTGCCTGTTTCGCCGGGTCGCGATCGACGTCGCGGGTCAGGCTCATGTCGAGCTTGGCGATGTCGGGGGCGAGCTGCAGCACGTGGCGCAGGCTGGAATAGCCCGCGCCGACGTCGTCGATCGCGATGCGTACGCCCGCATTGCGCAGCCGCGTCGCCGCGTCGATCACGGGCAGATAGTCGTCGACCGCCGCGTGCTCGGTGATCTCGATGACGAGACGTGAGGGATCGACGCGCGCGATCGCGTCGGCGAAATCCGCGTGTGCCACGGTGTCCGGCGATGCGTTGAGCGACAGGAAAGTGTCGCGCGGCAGCCGCTGCAGCAGCGGCAGCGCATTGCGCACCGACGCGAGTTCGAGATCGATGCCGAGGCCGACGGCGTGCGCCTCATGGAACCAGACGTCCGGCGTCGCGTGGACGGGCAGGTCGAAGCGGGCGAGGGCCTCGGCGCCGATCGCGCGCCCGCCGTCCAGCGGCACGA
This region includes:
- the katG gene encoding catalase/peroxidase HPI, with the translated sequence MNVEAKCPVAHHRKPTRNNAAWWPDQLNLDVLHQHANLSDPMVEGFDYKAEFRKLDLDAVVKDLRDLMTDSQPWWPADYGHYGPFFIRMAWHAAGTYRIFDGRGGARSGEQRFAPLNSWPDNGNLDKARRLLWPIKQKYGKRLSWADLMILAGNVAIESMGGPIFGFGGGREDVWEPLPIDWGPESTWLGDERYSGERELAHPLAAVQMGLIYVNPEGPNGVPDPVGSGRDIRDTFGRMAMNDEETVALVAGGHTFGKCHGAGPASHVGKEPEGANVEELGLGWRSSFESGIGAHTITSGLEGAWTATPTRWDMEYFETLFGNEWELTKSPAGAHQWKPKGDANRNVPDAHIPGKFHQPMMTTADLAMRFDPIYEKISRDYMANPAKFADAFARAWFKLTHRDMGPKVRYLGKLVPKEDLIWQDPIPAVDHPLIDANDIASLKERLLDSGLSIPQLVKTAWGSASTFRGSDLRGGANGARIRLAPQKDWPANEPAELAKVLSTLESIQRDFNGAASGGKKVSLADLIVLGGSAAVEAAARKGGHDVTVPFAPGRMDATLEQTDVDSFEVLEPAADGFRNYARPDTQAFAPAALIDRANLLMLTAPEMTVLVGGLRALDANTGHTPHGVFTQRPGTLSTDFFTHLLDMRTAWKPSESDAGVFEGRDRASGELRWTATLVDLIFGSNAQLRALAEFYAASDGEADFIRDFVAAWTKVMNLDRFDLVYRQAA
- a CDS encoding EAL domain-containing protein, encoding MTSLGLGRSRMVWFAVALVVAAVAVPVVLSLLLAREQARVDQARRASIYASDVLRRSDDAGDQIGAAFRRLAATPDVASCGPAVHAVLQGIDVGSSYIQLIGLVRGDAIYCSSYGLHDPPIALGPVDYVSATRARVRQNVQLDFAAPQRFIVIDNGRFAAVVHKSLPVDSTVVEPGVSLAVASVSTGRVLATRGRFDRAWMHDAAALAPGAHRTFNVRGRTIAQYRSRNYDVMAIASLDAGNYNGALIRMARVLVPIGLALGLVLAYTTHHLARQQMSAAAAIRSGLVRNEFHVVYQPIVRLSDRRWVGAEVLLRWRRPDGSLVRPDLFIPVAEEAGLISAITERVIELVEPTLAQLAAREDGFFLSINFSPQDMHREGTLDLLRELLRRTGVQPKQVHVEVTERAFANTLSARDMVRRMRDLGLLVAIDDFGTGYSSLAELTTFELDALKIDKAFVDTVGSDAVTSHVAFHIVEMARGLSLGMVAEGVEQEGQAAILLSWRVPFGQGWLFSRPLPADELLARLPGVVDVDTSAMAS
- a CDS encoding EAL domain-containing protein, coding for MDTNAPPSPLAHLDHAATAFLQRIAASARDYLNAHVSFVAEVAEAEVVRATAGPAAAAGLPVGARFELEDTYCHRVLQGRLPEVIYDARVDVRTRDIPLTERLGIESYMGVPVTLRDGRVLGTLCCINFPPEPDHRARDLGFMHFLAALVGDELGESLRAHDLRMQRHEAVHAVLRAGGPRMVMQPIVPLDGGRAIGAEALARFDLPVHATPDVWFHEAHAVGLGIDLELASVRNALPLLQRLPRDTFLSLNASPDTVAHADFADAIARVDPSRLVIEITEHAAVDDYLPVIDAATRLRNAGVRIAIDDVGAGYSSLRHVLQLAPDIAKLDMSLTRDVDRDPAKQALVAGMMAFAMRTGVAVVAEGVETAMEAQALREAGVRFAQGFAFGAPGNALH